The Equus asinus isolate D_3611 breed Donkey chromosome 18, EquAss-T2T_v2, whole genome shotgun sequence region TTCATTATGTACATATTCTGTTAgatttatacttttcattttttattctgttgtAAATCatacttttaaacaaaattttgaattccaatttttttattgctattatatagaaaaataattaacttttattattttaagcttGCATTCTTCAACCTGGCTGAACTCTTctatttctaggagtttttttttttttttttttgtagattcttgaGGGTTTTCTCTGTGGACAATTGTGTGAGTAGACACAGTTTTATTGTTCATTTCCAGTAtgtttgccttttatttcctctccctgccttcctgcAGTGAGAACCTGCAGGATGATCTGATTCCGAGGACGTCTGTGTGTCGTTCCTGGTCTTGGGGGGAAAGCATTCGGTCTTTCACAgttgagcatgatgttggctgcAAGTTTTTCATAAATGTCTTCTATCAGATTaaagattttttcatttattcctcattcactgtaagcttttttaaaaattaaagagaaaggaacactccCTAACTGATTCTATGAGGCCAgaactaccctgataccaaagacactacaagaaaagaaaactacagaccaatatcccttatgaacattcatgcaaaAAATGCTCAGCGAAATACTAGCACACTGAATCACGCAGCATATAAAAGGATTAGATGCCGTGACCGAGAGAtctattcctggaatgcaaagatggttccaCAGTAACaggatggaaggaaaaaatacataatcatttcaattgatgcagaaaaagcatttgacaaaattcagtaccctttcatgataaaaacaaccaacaggggctggcccagtggctcagcggttaagtgcacacgttccgcttcggcggcccggggttcgccagttcaatcccgggtgcggacatggcactgcttggcaagccatgctgtggtaggcgtcccatatgtacataaagtagaggaagatgggcatggatgttagctcagggccagtcttcctcagcaaaaagaggaggattggtagcagttagctcagggctaattttcctcaaaaaaaaaaaaaaaaactagaaacagaaggaaactacttcaacataataaaatatatatatgaaaaacccacagcaaacatatTCAATGTTGAAAAACTGaaggcttttcctctaagatcaggaagaaggcaaggaagcccacttttgccacttctgTTCACCccagtactggaagttttgggaGAGCAGTTAGAcaatagaagaaacaaaaggcatctaaattggagaggaagaaataaagtcatctctgttcacagatgctgtgatattatatgtagaaaatcctaaagattccacaaaaaaactgttagaactaataaatgaattcagcaaaatagcaggatacaaagtcaacacacacaAAAGATCAGATGTATTTCTTTAtgataacaatgaacaatccaaaaaagaaattacaaaacaattccatttacactagcatcaaaaagaatgaaatacttaggaattaacttaaccgaGGAAGACGTATACAATGACAACTGCAAAACAttgctggaagaaattaaagaagacataaataaatggaaagacatcccacgtgcacagattggaagactcagcatcattaagatgtcaatactgTCGAgagtgatctacagatttaatgtaatcactatcaaaatctcaatgacatttgttgcagaaacataaaaatccatcctaaaatttgtatggaatcttaagggaccctgaatagccaaaacaatcctgaaaaagaacaaagctggagggctcacacttcctgatttcagaacttactacaaagctacactaAGCAAAACAgggtggtactggcataaagacagaaatatagaccaatggaatagaataaagagtccagaaataaaccctcacacgTTAGGTCAAATCATTTTTGACAAGGGCACCAAgtccattcaatggagaaaagacagtctttttgacaaatggtgctgggagaaaactggatatccacatgcaaagaatgaagttggCCCCTTACCTAACACTATACAcagaaagtaactcaaaatggatccatgacctaaatgtaagacctaaaactataaaagtcttagtagaaaacaggacaaaagcttcatgacagtggatttggcaataatttcttggatatgacaccaaaggcatagacaacataaaaaaaatacacaaattgaatttcatgaaaattttaaatatttttgcatcaaaagacaatatcaacagagaaaaaaggtaacccaaagaaataggagaaaacatctgaaaatcatgtatcagacaaggggttaatatccagaatataaagagaactcctaaaactcaataacaaaaacaacttgcttcaaaaatgggcaaaggacttgaacagatgttttgccaaagaagacatacaaatggccagtaagtacgtgaaaagatgcccaacattactaatcattagagaaatgcatatCAACACTACGATGAGATACCACCTTCCATccattaggatgactactatatataaaaaacaaacagaaaataacaagtttgGTGAGaattggagaaattggaacccttgtgcactgttggtgggaacagtAAATGGTACTCTACTGTGGGAAGCAGTATAttgttcctcaaaatattaagagTAGAATTATCATATGAGCCAGTAATTCTACTGGGTGTATGCTCAAAGAAATTGATAGCAGAGTCTccaatatatatttgtaaactcatgttcatagcagcattactaacaatagctaaaatgtgtaagaaatccaaatatccatggatggatgagtgcataagcaaaatgtggtatatacatacaatagaatattcttcagccttaaaaaaggaagcaagTTTGACATCAACACGGATGAACCATGaagacattatggtaagtgaaataaaccaattACAAAAAGAcgaatactatatgattccacttagatgaggtcctttagagacagaaagtagaacggtgcttcctaggggctgggggagaggagaatgggaagttattgtttaatgtgtATAGAGttccagttttgcaagataaaaagagttctggatgtggatggtggtgatggttatgcaacattgtgaatgtacttaagaccagtgaactgtgcacttaaaaatggttaagatagtaaattttatattatgtgtattttgcctcaataaaaaattttggaaaaaaagaaatgagccatcaagctatgaaaagatatggaagaaccttaaatgcacattactaagtgaaagacgCCAATGGGAAAAGTctccatactgtatgattgcaactatatgacattctagaaaagacaaaactatggagacagtaaaaagatcagtggttgccaggggttagcagggaaggagggatgagCAGGTGGTgcacagaggattttttaggGTAGGGAAGCTATTCTGTATGAACTATAATGGTCCTTATTGTCAtcatacatttatcaaaactcatagaGCGTACACCCCTAAGAGTAAACCCTAATTGAACTATGAACTGTGGGTGATATAGACGTGTCCATGTAGGTTTATAAATTATAACAAATGAACCACATCTGTAGCAAATGTATCATGATCTCAAGATGTCAACGGGGGGAGGCTGTGCCTGTGTGAGAGTGGCGGTATTATGGGAACTCTGTGTACTTTCCgatcaattttactgtgaacctaaaacttctctcaaaaaagtctattaaattgatataaaacaattaagtttatcttttttttttttcttgagtgagttttggtggTTTATGTCTTCAAGGAATGAGTCCATTTCATCTTAATTGCCCAATTTTTAGGAATAGAATTGTTTGTTGTActcccttttaatttctttaataccTATGAGGTCTGTAGTAATTCCTTCTCttccattcctgatattggtaatttgtgtcttccttgtctttttcttacttagTCTAGCTAGAGTTTATCAAGTTTATCATTTCAAAACACAAACTGTGGCTTCATTGATTATCACTATTGTTttactgttttcaatttcactgatttttgctTTAATCTTTATCATTTCAAACTTTATGCTGGCTTGGAATTTAATTtactcttatttttccatttttaattttaacctcttttttctttatgtttaaagtacacttcttgtaggcagcatagaCGGGGTTTGCCTCTTCATCCAATCTGACAGCATCTTTTCTGTTccacctttctcttctcctttgggaCCTCCGATTACAAGTACATCAGGTCAACTGAAGTTGTCCTACAGCTCACTAATGCGCTGtccacttctttttcttctctgtgtttcgTTTAGGTGATTTCCACTTCTCTGCCTTCAAGTTCActtgtcttttcttctgcagtgtctatTCTGCGGTTAATCTTGTTTAGTGTAATTTTCACCTCTGACATTATAGTTTTCCTTGCTAGATGttccatttgtgtctttttaaatcttCCTCATCTTTCCTTGATACGCTTGCTTAAtcttttctctgacttcttgaacGAATGGAGCATAGTTGTAAGTCTCAATAATTCTATCATCTGTGACACTTCCGGCTTGGTCTTAATGGATTGATTTTATCCTCATTATGGGTTATATGTTCCTGCCACTTTGCATGCTTGGTGATTTCTGAATGGATGTCTGAaactgtgaattttaccttgttgagtgCTGAATTATTTATGAATATACTTGACCTCTGTTCTGGGATGTAGGAAGTTACTTGGAAATGGCTCATCTTTGAGGCTTGCATATAAGCTTTGACAGGTAGGACTAGAGCAGTGGTGACATTAGGGTGAATTTTACCCCACAACTAGGTCAGTACCCTTCTGAGCGGTGTACCTGGTATCCTCAGACTTGTGAGAATTTTCCAGCTGGCAGGTGGGGCAGGCACTGTTTCAGGCTTGGTTGGATCCCTGGGGACCGGTCCGTCTAGTTCTATTGGTTTGCGCCAGTCTCAGGCTCACATGTGTTTGTGGATCATTACTCAGCTGACACTGCAGGGGACCCTCTGTGGGACTGGGGAGTACCCAGtgctgctctcttctctctcGCACTCTGACCCCAAACGTGAGCTGCCCAGGTCTCCCCCAACTCCCAAGGCCATCTCTGAAATGCAGGGGTCCATGGAGCTCCACATGGGTTCACCATTTCTGTACTGGGGCCTGGAAACACACTCTAGGTGGTGAGCTGGGCCAGGTGTGAGACCCAGTTTTCTGTTCTCGCTCTCTGCTGGTCCCGTTCTGTGCTTCTCAGGTCCTTGAACACCCGTGCTTCACAATTTTGTTAGTTTTGGGGGTTGGCCCAGGTGGGAAGGTCATCCAGTCCTTCTTATCCCATCTTGGATGGAGCAGCTCCTCTCTCACGCCATCATGTTTCTGATAGAAATGTAGACCTGCAGATGGACCACAAGGCTGACCCCAGGCCCCGCAGAGGCTGTGCTGAGTGGAGTCCCCAGGCTAGCTTGCTAGCGGGTGATTCTGGGGAGCCAGTTAGCCCAGATGGGACAGTGGGTGGAAAAGGTCAAGGGGACCTGAGAACCCCAGACCACAACACATCTGCAGGTGACCAGCCTCAGGAAAGCTCCGAGCACGGCCTGAGCAGGCACTGACCTTCCTGGGCGAGGGCAGGAGTCCCACCCGGTGACCCTGTCCAGAGGAGGGACTCCACTGCCCTTTGGGATTCCTCAGTCACTCACTCTCACAAATGTTCGCGGCTGGAGGAGACCAATGTCTGGTCAGAACCATGTGTcgccccaaccccacccccaagTGTCAGATGAAGGAAGCGCATCAGGTGATGAAGGAAGTTTATTGGGTGCTGAGGAGGGGCTGACAGCTTGGAAGTCAAGTGACCCGAGCAGAGAAACTGGGAGAGGACAGGTGACCCAGAGGCAGATGGAGGAgcctcctggaggcagcagctgGGGAGCAGCGACGTCCGGGTTCCTGGGAGGCAGAGGTCAGGTCAGGACAGTGGACACCTGGGGGGACCCTGTCCTGGGTGGGGGCAGCCACCTAACAGGTCAGGACTGGACTGAGGGGTCTGGGAGGACCACGGTCACGGGGTGGGACCTGGAGCCCGGCTGGCTCTGGGGGACGTGCCCGGTCAGCAGCAGGACTTCTGGGCCGAGGCGGGGCTGCAGCGGGCCACGCGGGAGCATGTGGGACGACAGAGCAGGGACACGCAGGAGGAGGGTCTGCACGTGGGGCGGCAGAGCAGGGACACGCAGGAGGCCGGGCGGCAGCAGCTGggctggcaggaggcagggcGGCAGCAGGAGGAGACGGGCACGCAGCAGGCAGGCCTGCACACGGGGCGGCAGATGAGGGACACGCAGGAGGAGGGTCTGCAGCAGGacggggggcaggggctgggctggcagcacgagggggctgggcagggggttGCCTTGGAGCAGACGGGTGTGCAGGAGACGGGCAGGCAGCAGGCCtgctggcaggaggaggaggtgcaGCAGGAGGGCTGGCAGCTAGACTGCTGGCAGCATGAGGAGTCTGAGCAGGGGGAAGCCCCAGAGCAGACGGGCACACAGCACACGGGGTTACAGCAGACAGGGGTGCAGCAGACGGGCTCACAGCACACAGGGGTGCAGCAGACGGAGGTGCAGCAGACGGAGGTGCTGCAGACGGGCTCACAGCAGGCCtgctggcaggaggaggaggcgcAGCAGGAGGGCTGGCAGCTAGACTGCTGGCAACATGAGGAGTCTGAGCAGGGGGAGGCCCCAGAGCAGACGGGCACACAGCACACGGGCTTGCAGCAGACGGGCACGCAGCAGGCCTGCCGGCAGGGGGAGGAGGTGCAGCAGGACGGCTGGCAGCTAGACTGCTGGCAGCAGGAGGGTGTGCAGGAGGTGGTGCAGGCTGCCTGGCAGGGGCTGCACACACAGCTGGCGGGGGTGCAGATGAGGCTCAGGCAGGGGGCCGGGGCGCAGCAGCTGGGGGCGTAGCAGGGGGGCTCGCAGCAGCTCTCTGGGCCATCGTCCCCCTGCCAGGAGGAGTCAGGGCAGGAGTCCCAGGCACCGGGCTGGCAGACCCGGCTGCCATAGCTGAGGTCGCTGGAGCAGACAGACAGGGTGGAGGCGGCCATGGgggggtggtggggctggaggagggtgggtgtgagtgtgagtgtgtgtgtgggagtgtgTGAGGTGCTCTGTGATGCCCGGGCTTTTATATCCAGCCCCTGGCCTGTGTTGTCCCCTCAGGAGGCTCTCACGTCCCCCTTCCTTGTTGGTGACTCTGGCAGGGCCCAAGAAGCCTCATTAGATGAGTCAGTTGCTGGGTGGGAACCTGAGTGACCGCCTGACCAGTGTTTGGCCCTGCGGAAGCTGGTGTGTGGCCCACACTATGGCCACGGGTTTCCTCCTAAAGGTGCCCTCGTGGTTGGTCAAGGTAGATGTGTGGCCGTGACTTCCTCGGGCGGATGGCCGTGGTCGACCCTGGTTGGGCTGCTGTGGCTTGGCCGGGTCCCATGGATCATGTGGGGAGAAAGGTGCCCGTGGGAGGGACGTGGGGGACAGCCCATCCCCTCGGTGCTGGGCAGGAGCAGAGGGGCCGTGTCGGGAGACCTCAGCACTAGTCCCAACACTGCAGGTTTCCAGATATTCCTTCTTCATTCACCCCACACCTGTGTGCGGCGTGGGGCTGGGGGCCGTTGGGCTGGGGTCGTCAGGGTGCAGACAGGCAGTTCCGggaggcagggcggcggccacgggcAGTGTCTTTGTCAGCCCTGCCCGCATTATCTGCGTGGTGCCCACATCAGGAGGGGCCTCATGTTCCGGTAGATGGAAGCGGTGCTGAGAGTGGATGGAAGATCTTTGGAGATTTCGATGACCATGTGATGATGACGTGGGGGATCTGGCCAGTTCCCTGGTTTCAGCCTAAGAGAAGGTACTGGATAGGCCACACGTTACAGCATCTTGTGTGGCCTCCTCCCAGCACCCACCAGAAAGTGGACAGCGGGTTTGTTTGATGCTctggtgttttttttgttttcttttcctgatagaattcaccagtgaagccatctgggcctggagggtttttttgtggaaagtttttttttttttttaaattatggattcACAAGAAGTTACAAAAACTTTACAGAGAAGGTCCCGTGTACCTTTCCCCCAGTTTTCCTCAATGATAGCATCCAGCCTAACTTTAGTACAAGTCACAACCAGGAGCTTGACAATCCAcagatcttattcagatttcatcagaTTTACATGCACTCGTGTGTGTGTAGTTTTATGCAGTATTTTCACAGTCGTAGATcatataaccaccaccaccatcagatACAGAATCATGCCGTCATCACAAGGCTCCCTCATCTACTCCTCATCTCGTCATCTACTCCTCATACCCACACCGACCACACTCTCCTCcctaacccctgacaaccacgcatctcttctccatctctctccttttcttacaGTGAGAATGTACACAA contains the following coding sequences:
- the LOC123278358 gene encoding keratin-associated protein 10-12-like; this translates as MAASTLSVCSSDLSYGSRVCQPGAWDSCPDSSWQGDDGPESCCEPPCYAPSCCAPAPCLSLICTPASCVCSPCQAACTTSCTPSCCQQSSCQPSCCTSSPCRQACCVPVCCKPVCCVPVCSGASPCSDSSCCQQSSCQPSCCASSSCQQACCEPVCSTSVCCTSVCCTPVCCEPVCCTPVCCNPVCCVPVCSGASPCSDSSCCQQSSCQPSCCTSSSCQQACCLPVSCTPVCSKATPCPAPSCCQPSPCPPSCCRPSSCVSLICRPVCRPACCVPVSSCCRPASCQPSCCRPASCVSLLCRPTCRPSSCVSLLCRPTCSRVARCSPASAQKSCC